The Coriobacteriia bacterium genome window below encodes:
- a CDS encoding LuxR family transcriptional regulator, whose translation MIPIDRSERVPHGVGTSPWSTAVLTLGFSCFWAWETTVIYAPGLLDSTESIGSTNWYINSIFVSVIYLTIFLASGILHPRINARWVALTALGCALFGSLLLIAISLTPSVPLDRAAIRLTANSFVALATVLLAILLMSVLSRHRDAARRSFVVLGGGAFGLALYVVISGLPIALLSISALLLPIAAVICLFVINTSDTLNVRLPEAKQARVLPYWLLCVLFIFAFAINFIRSSLPMSVSDTGVFSVVTLLVMIVFVLNTILERLSKSSIIHYSVMVLVTAVVFLNVFHLITTNVISILSISAFFIYVALLYNTISDYVAHNLYNGVRVISACLTANCIGLVLGGQIAIYFAGQQRVIAVVSILISYGIVVAGTAYFSRIAGSRRHTALDEHAIVNAAVSTHIAGDDTHILDIIRSRCEEFTNTYGLTKREREVMYRLSLGKTLHTISEELHLSVNTVKSHQLHIYQKLKIHTREQLLNEILGADDPENCDL comes from the coding sequence ATGATTCCCATTGACAGAAGCGAACGAGTCCCGCATGGAGTCGGCACCTCTCCTTGGTCGACAGCAGTGTTGACCCTTGGATTCTCGTGCTTCTGGGCTTGGGAGACGACGGTGATCTATGCCCCCGGCCTTCTTGACAGTACAGAAAGCATCGGTTCGACCAACTGGTACATAAACAGCATATTCGTAAGCGTGATCTACCTGACCATATTCCTTGCATCGGGCATTCTACACCCTCGAATCAACGCGCGATGGGTGGCACTTACTGCGCTCGGCTGTGCACTCTTCGGCAGCCTTCTGCTCATAGCAATCAGCCTAACGCCTTCGGTCCCACTAGACAGAGCTGCTATTCGCTTGACTGCAAACAGTTTTGTCGCACTTGCTACGGTGTTGCTGGCGATACTGTTGATGTCCGTCTTGTCTCGGCATAGGGACGCTGCTCGCCGAAGTTTCGTAGTTCTCGGTGGAGGTGCGTTCGGTCTCGCCTTGTACGTCGTGATCAGCGGACTCCCAATCGCTCTGCTATCTATTTCCGCGCTACTGCTACCTATTGCAGCCGTGATATGCCTGTTCGTCATCAATACATCAGACACTCTGAACGTGAGATTGCCAGAAGCCAAGCAAGCACGCGTCCTACCGTATTGGCTATTGTGTGTCTTGTTTATATTCGCCTTTGCCATAAACTTCATTAGAAGTAGTTTGCCAATGTCCGTGAGCGATACTGGCGTATTCTCAGTTGTTACATTATTGGTAATGATAGTATTTGTATTAAATACTATCTTGGAAAGACTATCGAAATCATCAATAATACACTACAGCGTCATGGTATTAGTGACTGCTGTCGTATTCCTAAATGTATTTCATCTTATTACTACGAATGTTATATCTATACTATCTATTTCAGCTTTCTTTATATATGTTGCACTACTTTACAATACAATATCTGACTATGTTGCTCATAATCTATACAATGGTGTCAGAGTAATATCTGCTTGTTTAACCGCAAATTGCATAGGTCTGGTGTTGGGGGGGCAGATCGCAATCTACTTCGCTGGGCAGCAAAGAGTTATCGCTGTAGTTTCGATCTTGATATCGTACGGTATTGTCGTTGCTGGAACAGCATATTTTTCGAGAATCGCCGGCTCGCGCCGGCACACTGCTCTTGATGAGCATGCGATTGTCAATGCCGCTGTTTCCACTCATATTGCTGGCGACGATACTCATATTCTTGACATCATTCGCAGCCGATGTGAGGAATTCACAAATACGTACGGACTCACCAAGAGGGAGCGGGAAGTCATGTATCGCCTCTCGCTTGGTAAGACACTGCACACAATCTCTGAGGAATTGCATTTGAGCGTTAACACTGTCAAGAGTCATCAACTTCACATATATCAAAAACTGAAGATTCACACTCGCGAACAGCTCCTGAATGAGATTCTTGGGGCGGATGATCCTGAGAACTGCGACCTGTGA